The window CGCAGTGTTCGGCTTCAGCCGCGCCGACGACGCCATCCGCCCGACCGTAATCGTGATCGACATCGATCGCTTCAAGCAGGTCAATGAATCCGTCGGCTTCTCGGCCGGCGATTCGATCCTGCTGACGCTGGCGCGCCGCCTCGGCCGGCTGCTCAGGACGCAGGACACGCTGGCGCGGATCGGCGGCGACATCTTCGCGATGATCCTGGTCTCTGAGAGCGATCCCGAGCGGGTGCTGGCCCTGGCCGAGCTGATCCGCCGCGCCGTCTCGACGCCGATCACCTTCGCCGAACGCGAGATCGTACTGACGCCGTCGATCGGGCTCGCGCTCTTCGACGGCACGCCGACGGCGCGCAAGGACGACGCGCTCAAAAACGCCGAGCTCGCCATGGCGCACGCCAAGAACCAGGGCGGAAATTTGGTCGAGGTCTTCGTCCCGGCGATGCGCAGCGATCGCAACGATCGCCTCGCGCTCGAAAGCGATCTGCGCCGGGCGATCGAGCGCGGCGAGATTCAGGTGATGTACCAGCCGATCGTCAGGCTGGAGGACCGGACCATCGCCGGCTTCGAGGCCCTGATGCGCTGGGATCATCCGCGCGAGGGCCGGCTGCTGCCGCAGGACTTCCTCGCGATCGCCGAGGAGAGCGGGCTGATCGTCGATCTTGGTGTCTATGTGATGGACCGCACCGCGCGCGAGCTCGCCGCCTGGCAGGCCGCGCTCGAGGTCGAACCGCCGATCTTCGCCAGCGTCAACGTCTCCAGCCGCCAGTTGCTGCGCCACGACCTGCTGCGGGACGTGAAGGCCGTGCTGGCGCGCCGGCGCGTGCTGCCCGGCACGCTCAAGCTCGAGATCACCGAGAGCCTGGTGATGGAGAACCCGGAATATGCAGCGCAGATGCTCTCGCGCATTCGCGATCTCGGCGCAGGGCTCTCGCTCGACGATTTCGGCACCGGCTATTCCTCGCTGTCCTATCTGCAGCGCTTCCCGTTCGACACCATCAAGATCGACCAGAGCTTCGTGCGCCAGATGGGCAACGGCAAGCCGCCGGTGATCCTGCGCTCGATCGTCCAGCTCGCCGGCGACCTGCAGATGGACGTCGTCGCCGAGGGCGCCGAGACCGAGTCGGACGCGATCGAGCTCTATCAGCTCGGCTGCCAGTACGCGCAGGGCTACACTTTCGGCCAGCCGATGACGGCGGCGGAGGCGCGCCGGCTGGTGGGGGCGTCGAGCTCGAGCTTCGAGGCTGCGTAAGCGGAAAGCGTCATTCTCGGGCCCGACCCGAAAATCTCATGACGAGAAAGCACTGTCCGACGCCTGTTCCGGCCTGAGATGCTCGGGCCGAGCCCAAGCATGACGCTCTTCAGGCGTGCCCGGCGTCCTTCGACAGGAAGGCCGGGTCGATGCCGAGCTTGCCGAGCGCGCGGGTGTACTTGGTGTCGAGCGCGTCGTCGAAGAGCAGCGCCTGGTCCGCTGGGCAATGCAGCCAGCCATTGGACTGGATTTCGGATTCGAGCTGGCCGGCTCCCCAGCCGGCATAGCCGAGCGCCAGCACCGCGCTCTCCGGCCCGGTGCCGACGGCGATGGCGCGGAGGATGTCGAGCGTCGCAGTCAGGCAGATGCCGTCATCGATCGGCAGCGTCGCCGATTCCAGGAAGAAGTCGGCGCTGTGCAGGACGAAGCCACGCTTGGTCTCGACCGGGCCCCCGCGCAGGACCTTCACTTTCTCGGCCTGGGTCGGCAGACGAATCGCCTGGTCAGGCGGGATCACGTCGAGCTGGACGAGCAGCTCGGGAAAGCGCGTATCGGCCGCGGGCTTGTTGACGATGATGCCCATCGCGCCATCCTCGGAATGGGCGCAGAGATAGACGACGCTGCGGGCGAAGCGCTGGTCGCTCATGCCCGGCATGGCGATCAGGCATTGCCCGTCGAGATAGCTGCGCCCGCTGACGCGCTGGTTCGAGCCGAGATTCATGTTCGCCATGGTAGAGCATGTTGGGCTGATGTGGGAATCACTTTGGCTCGGTAGCGATCCCGGCCTTCCGGCGTAGCGCGAACGTGCCCCGAAACGCCCGCTCCGTGCTCGCCGCAATGCTGGCGCAAAACTGGCGATGCTTGAACATGTCCCGATATGGGATCACAGCATCGGTATCGTCCTCGCAAAACTGGACTGGATCGCCTAAATCAGACACGTGAAAACGGTCACAGCCCTCTCTCTCCTCGCCGCGCTGGCGCTCGGCGCTCCGGCTTCCGCCCAGGAAGCCGCGATTTCGCCATGGTCGAAGGCCGCATACTCGTCGGTGCGCCTGATCGCCGGCGCGACCGCGCCTTCGGGCAAGCAGCGCATCGGCGTCGAGATCACGATGTCGGCGGGCTTCAAGACCTATTGGCGCAGCCCCGGCGACGCCGGCGTACCGCCGGTCTTCGACTGGAGCGGATCGGAGAATGTCGGCGGGCTCGATGTCCGCTGGCCGACACCCGAGCGCTTCGAGGACGGCGCCGGCTCCGGCATCGGCTATGTCGGCCAGGTGGTGGTGCCGGTTTCGGTCCAGCCAATCGACCCGGCGCGCCCGGTCACGGTGGTGCTGAAGCTCGACTATGCCGTCTGCGACAAGATCTGCGTGCCGGCCAAGGGCGAGGCGCGCCTGTGGCTCGAGCCGGGCGTCACCTCGGTGGCCTCGCCACGGCTGGAGCAGTTCGAGGCGAGGATCCCGCACGCGATCAAGCTCGGCGAGGCCAGCGATCGCCTGTCGATCCTAGAGGTCACGCATAGCGACGCCGCCGTGAAGCTGCTGCTGAAGGCGCCCGAGGGCGGCGCGATCGATGACATCTTCGTCGAGGGCGCCGGGATGTGGTCCTTCGGTCGGCCGATGCTGATGCCGCAGCCCGACGGCACGGTCGCCGCAAAACTCAAGATCGTCGAGCGTCCCAAGGGCGCGACCGGCCCGACGCCGCTGATCATCACCGTGCGCGGAAAACCGCAGGCGGTGGAGACGCGGCTCGAACTCGACATCGGCAACGCGAAGCCGTAACCCTGCCGCCGGGCGGCGCGACGCCGCGCGCAGGAGATACGGACATGGCGATCAAGGTCGGTGACAAGCTTCCGCAGGCGACGTTTCGCGTGATGACGGCCGATGGGCCGGCCGCCAAGACCACGGACGATCTGTTCAAGGGCCGCAAGATTGTGCTCTTCGCCGTGCCGGGCGCCTTCACGCCGACCTGCCACAAGAACCATTTGCCCGGCTTCGTGAACAAGGCGGCCGAGATCAAGGCCAAGGGCGTCGAGGAGATTTTCGTCACCGGCGTCAACGACGTCTTCGTCATGGATGCCTGGTCGAAGGCGACCGGCGGCGCCGGCGTGATCACCTTCCTGTCGGACGGCAACGCCGACTTCGCCAAGGAGATCGGCTTGTCGATGGATGGCTCGGGCTTCGGCCTCGGCACCCGGTCGCAGCGCTATTCGATGGTCGTCGAGGACGGCGTCGTGACCGCGCTCAATGTCGAGGACGCGCCGGGCAAGGCCGACCTCTCCGGCGCCGAGGCACTGCTGAACCAGCTCTGAGCTGCAACGTCATACAGTTTTAAGCCCGCGCCTCCAGCGCGGGCTTTTTCATGTCCAGCAGCGAATCCGATCGATCCGATCTGCGCTTGTCATGAGACAGCAACGCAGGTGCTCGCTAGCCTCCCGAAAACATCGAGGAGACGCCAAGCCCATGTCAGAGATCAGCATCCGCCCGCTCGTGGCGAGCGACCGCGCCGCCTGGGAGCCGCTCTGGCTGGGCTACATCACCTTCTACAAATCGTCACTGACGCCGGAGACGACGGACACCACCTTCTCGCGTTTGACGAACGGCCAGGAGCCGATGGGGGGCTTCATTGCCGAACGCGACGGAAAGGCGCTCGGCATCGTCAACTATGTGCTGCACCGCACGACCTGGAGCCAGAACGAGATCTGCTACCTCCAGGACCTCTTCACCAGCGAGGAGGCGCGCGGCCACGGCGTCGGGCGCAAGCTGATCGAGGCGGTCCGGCAGATGGCCGAGAAGCAGGGCCTTTTCCGCGTCTACTGGCAGACGCATGAGAGCAATCTGCAGGCGCAGGAACTCTACGACAAGGTCGCGCAGAAATCGGGCTTCATCGTCTACCGCCAGCCGCTGGGCTGAGCTGGCGGGCCAGCACGCTGCTCCCGCTGAGATTGCAGCAAGGCATTGCCGTCTGTGCATGAACGCCAGGGCAATGCGGTGGATGCCGCCTATATGAGGAACAGATACGCCCGACGGCACCAGCCGCCCGGGCGTTTTCCTTTCGCGGAACAGCTCCGCGCTCGCGGGCATTCACAGGCGCTGCACCATGAAGAAGATCGGCTTTCTTTCCTTCGGGCACTGGTCGCCCTCGCCGCAGTCGCAGACGCGCTCGGCGGGCGATACGCTGCTGCAGTCGATCGAGCTTGCGGTTGCGGCCGAGGAACTGGGTGCTGACGGCGCCTATTTCCGGGTGCACCACTTCGCCCGCCAGCTCGCATCGCCGTTCCCGCTGCTGGCTGCGGTCGGCGCCAGGACCAGCCGGATCGAGATCGGCACCGCCGTCATCGACATGCGCTATGAGAACCCGCTCTACATGGCGGAAGATGCAGGCTCGGCCGATCTCATCGCCCGGGGGCGCCTGCAACTCGGCATCAGCCGCGGTTCGCCCGAGCAGGTCATCGATGGCTGGCGTCATTTCGGCTACCAACCGGCGGAAGGGCAGAGCGATGCCGACATGGCGCGCCGCCACACCGAGGTCTTCCTCGACGTGTTGCGCGGCGAGGGCTTCGCGCGCCCCAACCCGCGCCCGATGTTTCCCAACCCGCCCGGCCTGTTGCGGCTGGAGCCGCATTCGGAGGGGCTGCGTGAGCGCATCTGGTGGGGTGCCTCCTCCGACGCGACAGCCATCTGGGCCGCGCAGCACGGCATGAACCTGCAGAGCTCGACGCTGAAGACCGACGAGAGCGGCGAGCCCTTCCATATCCAGCAGGCCAAGCAGATCCGCCTCTACAGGCAGGCCTGGAAGGAAGCCGGCCATGAGCGTGAACCGCGCGTCTCGGTCAGCCGCAGCATCTTCGCTTTGGTCGACGACCGCGACCGCGCCTATTTCGGCCATGGCAACCAGGGCGACGATTCGATCGGCTATATCGACGACAACACGCGCGCCATTTTCGGGCGCAGCTATGCGGCCGAGCCCGACAAGCTGATCGAGGAGTTGGCCAGGGACGAGGCAATCGCCGAGGCGGACACGCTTTTGCTGACGGTGCCGAACCAGCTGGGCGTCGACTACAACGCCCATGTCATCGAGGCGATCCTGAAGCATGTCGCGCCGGGGGTCGGCTGGCGCTGAGGGTGCGGCGCTTTGGCGTCGGGAAGAACGGAATACCGGTCTGATGGTTCCACTTCCGACCCATAGACGACATTACCGTTCACGGATCGGTAGGCGCAGTGAGCTATATCCAGCATGGCCGCTTGGACAGGAGTCAAAATTGCTCGAAGCGATCTTGGGCTTCGTCCTCCGACTGATTTGGTTCTCGCTAACCCAATTGTTAGGCTACTGGACAGGGCGTGCAACAATACAAGCGTTATCGCTTGGCAGTTTAGATGTCGGAGATTACGGATATTACGACCAGAAGCGCTCCAAGATGCTCTGGCGCCGTGGTAGACAGCTGAGTGTGTCATTCTTAATAGCAATTGCTTTGGGACAATTGCTGTGGTTCGGGGTATTCTTCGGCGCCGTGTTCTATCTCTCACGCACTTAAGCGAGACATCCGTTTTCGACCCACAGCTGCCGTTGAGATAGCCGTCCGCCGCTCCTCACCGCCCCAGCTTGAACGGCGCCATGCCGGCTCGCGCCAACGCGTCGGCGCGCTCGTTCATCTCGTCGCCGGCATGGCCTTTGACCCATTTCCACTCGATCTTGTGCTGCTTCAGCGCCGCGTCGAGGCGCTTCCAGAGCTCCTCGTTCTTGACCGGCTTGCGATCGGCGGTCTTCCAGCCGTTCTTCTTCCAGCCATGGATCCAGCTGGTGATGCCCTGGCGCAGATACTGGCTGTCGGTGTGGAGCGCGACCGTGCAGGGCCGCGTCAGCGTCTCCAGCGCGGAGATCGCGCCCATCAGCTCCATGCGGTTGTTGGTGGTCAGCGCCTCGCCGCCGGAGAGCTCGCGCTCCTTGCCCTTATAGGAGAGGATCGCGCCCCAGCCGCCCGGCCCCGGATTGCCCGAGCAGGCGCCGTCAGTCCAAACCTCGACAGCCTCGCTCATCGCCGCAGCCCGTATTCTCTGGTGTCCGAGACCCGCTGGTGGAAGGCGAGCTTGCGGTCGTATTCGAGCGGATCGAGCGGCTTGACGAAGGCGCCCGGCGGGACGTTCAGCCAGTCGACCAGCCTCGTCAGCAGGAAGCGCAGCGCCGAGCCGCGGCACAGCGCCGGCAGCGCGGCGACCTCCGCATCATCGAGCCGGCGCACGCTCTCATAACCGGCGAGCATGGCCTGGCCCTTGGTCAGGTTGAACGAGGCATCGGCCTCGAAGCACCAGGAGTTCAGGCAGATGGCGAGGTCGTAGGCGAAGGCGTCGGTGCAGGCGAAGTAGAAGTCGATCAGCCCCGAGAGCCTGTCCTTGATGAAGAAGACATTGTTCGGGAAGAGATCGGCATGGATCACGCCGCGCGGCAGATCCTGCGGCCATGAGCGTTCATGGGTCTCGATCTCGGCCATGATGCGATTGGCGAGACCGGGCGAAACGGTGTCGGCGGCGGCGCCTGCCCTCTCTGCCAGCGGCCGCCAGTCGGGAACCGACAGAGAGTTGGCCCGTTCCATCGGGAAATCCGCGCCAGCCTGGTGCAGCAGCGCCAGACCGCGGCCGAGTTCGGCGCAATGCGTCGCGTTCGGACGCCGCACCGAGAGCCCATCCAGGAAGGTCACGATCGCGGCGGGGCGCCCGGCCAGGCGGCCAACCGCCGAACCGTTCAGCGCCTTGACCGGCTGCGGGCAGATCAGCCCGCGCGCCGCCAGATGCTCCATCAGGCCGATGAAGAAGGGCAGGTCGGCGATGTCGACCCGCTCTTCGTACAGCGTCAGGATATAGAACGCCTTGCTGGTGTGGAGCAGGAAATTGGAGTTAGAGACGCCCTCGGCGATGCCCTTCACAGCGAGCAGGTCGCCGATGCCATAGCTCGCCACGAAGGCAGCCATCTCGTCATCCGGCACTTCAGTATAGACGGCCACGCGTTCTTTACTCGGCTGCAGTCGGGGTCGGCTCGCGCAGCTCGCGCGGCAGCGGGAAGAAGACGCTCTCATCGGCGGTCGAGACGGTCTCGACCGTGACCTCGTAGTGCTCGGCGAAGGCGTCGATGATCTCCTCGACCAGCACCTCGGGCGCGCTGGCGCCGGCGGTGATGCCGAGGCGGCGGATGTCACCGAAGAGCGACCAGTCGATCTCGTCGGTGCGCAAGACGAGGCGAGAGATCGGGCAGCCGGCCCGCTCGGCGACCTCGCGCAGGCGCTGCGAGTTCGAGGAATTGGGCGAACCGACCACGATCAAACCATCGACCAGCGGGGCGACGCGCTTGACCGCCTCCTGGCGATTGGTGGTGGCGTAGCAGATGTCTTCCTTGTGCGGGGCGATCAGCGCCGGAAAACGCGCCTGCAGGGCCTGCACGATCTCGCGGGTGTCGTCGACCGAGAGCGTGGTCTGGGTGACATAGGCCAGTTCCTTGCCCTCCGGCGGAGCGAGCGTCGCGACGTCGTCGAGCGTCTCGATCAGCGTGATCGCGCCTTCGGGCAGTTGCCCCATCGTGCCGATCACCTCGGGATGGCCGGCATGGCCGACCAGCAGGATATGCCGGCCGCGCTTGCGATGGACCTCGGCCTCGCGATGCACCTTGGTGACCAGTGGGCAAGTCGCGTCGATGGCGAAGAAATTGCGGGCCTGCGCCTCGGCCGGCACCGACTTCGGCACGCCATGGGCGGAGAAGATCACCGGCCGCGTCGCATCCGGCACCTCGGAAAGCTCGGCGACGAAGACCGCGCCTTTCCGCTTCAGCGATTCGACCACGTATTTGTTGTGCACGATCTCGTGGCGCACGAAGACGGGGGCGCCATGCAGAGCCAACGCCTTCTCGACGGCGTCGATCGCCCTGACCACGCCGGCGCAGAAGCCGCGCGGGGCGCAGAGCAGAATGTCGAGCGGCGGCTTGGCGGTCACTGGAGCGCGGGTTCCAAGGAGATCGCGCCTTCTTTCGGTCTGGCGGCTTCGATGTCAAGAAAGCGCGGTGCCGCAGCGCATCGCCGCTCATGCAACGCCGCCTCTCGCAGGATGCTGCGGCAGGCCCTACATTGGGCGCGACCGGCCATTGCCTCGACGCGGCCTGCCTTCGCTCCAGCACGAGTTCCTCAATGGCCGATGCCGTTTCGCATGCCAGCTATCTGCCGCCGATCCTGACCTTCTGTGCGGGTGCGGTGGTGGCTGTGCCCTTGTTCCGCCGCTTCGGACTGTCGGCGGTGCTGGGCTATCTCGCCGCCGGCATTGTGATCGGGCCATCGGCCCTGGCGGTGATCAAGGATCCGGAGACCGTCCGCGGCACCGCCGAGATCGGCGTCGTGCTGCTACTCTTCCTGGTCGGGCTCGAATTGCAGCCGGCGCGGCTCTATTCGATGCGCAAGGACATCCTCGGCGCCGGCCTGACCCAGATGCTGCTGAGCGCGCTGGCGATCGGCGCGGCCGCCTGGCAGTTCGGCGTCGCCATGGGCGGCGCGATCGCGATCGGGCTCGCGCTCGCGCTGTCGGCGACCTCGATCGCTCTGCAATTATTGGAGGAACGCGGTGACGGCGCCGAGCCCTATGGCCGGCGCACCTTCTCGATCCTGCTGTTCCAGGACATCTCGATCGCTCCGGCGCTGGCCTTCCTGCCGCTGCTGGCGACGACCGGCGCTGCCCATGGCGGCGGCTCGACCAAGGCCCTGACAGGGCTTGGCCTCGCTCTGCTCGCCATCGCCGCGGTGGTGCTCGCCGGCCGCTATGCGCTGAACCCGTTCTTCCGCCTGCTCGCCAAGTCCGGTGCCAAGGAGGTGATGACCGCCGCCGCGCTGCTGGTCGTGCTCGGCGCCGCCCTGCTGATGGAGCAGGTCGGGCTCTCAATGGCGATGGGCGCCTTCCTCGCCGGCGTGCTGCTGGCGGATTCGCATTTCCGGCACGAGCTCGAGGCCGATATCGAGCCCTTCCGCGGCGTGCTGCTCGGCCTGTTCTTCATGGCGGTCGGCATGTCGATCGACCTGAAGCTCGTCGCCGAGAACGCATTGCTGCTGGCACTGGCGGCGCCGCTCCTGGTGATGTTCAAGATCGCTGCGGCGGCTGCGATCCTGCGTGCCTCCTGCTCCTCGACGAGCGAGGCGATCCGCGCCGGCGCCCTGCTTTCGCCCGCCGGCGAATTCGCCTTCGTGCTGCTGCCGCTCGCCGCCTCGCTCGGCCTGCTCGACGAGAGGCAGGGCGCGCTGGCGACGGCGACCGCCGCGCTCAGCATGCTGATCGGCCCGATCGTGGCCAAGCTGATCGACCTCTGGCTCGCCGCCAACGCACCGCCGCCCGAGGAGATCGAGGAGACCTTCGACGGCGTGACGCCCTCGGTGCTGGTCATCGGTTTCGGCCGCTTCGGCCAGGTGGTGACGCAGGCGCTGCTGCTGCAGCATCTCGACGTCACCATCATCGATTCCGACATCGAGCGGATCCGCTCGGCCGCCAAGTTCGGCTTCAAGATCTATTATGGCGACGGCACCAGGCTCGAC is drawn from Bosea sp. Tri-49 and contains these coding sequences:
- a CDS encoding protein-disulfide reductase DsbD domain-containing protein, with product MKTVTALSLLAALALGAPASAQEAAISPWSKAAYSSVRLIAGATAPSGKQRIGVEITMSAGFKTYWRSPGDAGVPPVFDWSGSENVGGLDVRWPTPERFEDGAGSGIGYVGQVVVPVSVQPIDPARPVTVVLKLDYAVCDKICVPAKGEARLWLEPGVTSVASPRLEQFEARIPHAIKLGEASDRLSILEVTHSDAAVKLLLKAPEGGAIDDIFVEGAGMWSFGRPMLMPQPDGTVAAKLKIVERPKGATGPTPLIITVRGKPQAVETRLELDIGNAKP
- a CDS encoding peroxiredoxin codes for the protein MAIKVGDKLPQATFRVMTADGPAAKTTDDLFKGRKIVLFAVPGAFTPTCHKNHLPGFVNKAAEIKAKGVEEIFVTGVNDVFVMDAWSKATGGAGVITFLSDGNADFAKEIGLSMDGSGFGLGTRSQRYSMVVEDGVVTALNVEDAPGKADLSGAEALLNQL
- a CDS encoding LLM class flavin-dependent oxidoreductase produces the protein MKKIGFLSFGHWSPSPQSQTRSAGDTLLQSIELAVAAEELGADGAYFRVHHFARQLASPFPLLAAVGARTSRIEIGTAVIDMRYENPLYMAEDAGSADLIARGRLQLGISRGSPEQVIDGWRHFGYQPAEGQSDADMARRHTEVFLDVLRGEGFARPNPRPMFPNPPGLLRLEPHSEGLRERIWWGASSDATAIWAAQHGMNLQSSTLKTDESGEPFHIQQAKQIRLYRQAWKEAGHEREPRVSVSRSIFALVDDRDRAYFGHGNQGDDSIGYIDDNTRAIFGRSYAAEPDKLIEELARDEAIAEADTLLLTVPNQLGVDYNAHVIEAILKHVAPGVGWR
- a CDS encoding monovalent cation:proton antiporter-2 (CPA2) family protein encodes the protein MADAVSHASYLPPILTFCAGAVVAVPLFRRFGLSAVLGYLAAGIVIGPSALAVIKDPETVRGTAEIGVVLLLFLVGLELQPARLYSMRKDILGAGLTQMLLSALAIGAAAWQFGVAMGGAIAIGLALALSATSIALQLLEERGDGAEPYGRRTFSILLFQDISIAPALAFLPLLATTGAAHGGGSTKALTGLGLALLAIAAVVLAGRYALNPFFRLLAKSGAKEVMTAAALLVVLGAALLMEQVGLSMAMGAFLAGVLLADSHFRHELEADIEPFRGVLLGLFFMAVGMSIDLKLVAENALLLALAAPLLVMFKIAAAAAILRASCSSTSEAIRAGALLSPAGEFAFVLLPLAASLGLLDERQGALATATAALSMLIGPIVAKLIDLWLAANAPPPEEIEETFDGVTPSVLVIGFGRFGQVVTQALLLQHLDVTIIDSDIERIRSAAKFGFKIYYGDGTRLDVLRAAGAGKAKVVCICIDDRQAALRIVEMAKVEFPAVRIHARAYDRVHAMDLMRLDVDYQMRETFESALGFGRVTLEALGLSYEEASFVIEHVRDRDAQRMEIQFSEGVAAGIEKVPRVTPEPIIAPKGKSKALTKETQDVIEDGGAEVAVGGVGEPAE
- a CDS encoding homoserine kinase → MAVYTEVPDDEMAAFVASYGIGDLLAVKGIAEGVSNSNFLLHTSKAFYILTLYEERVDIADLPFFIGLMEHLAARGLICPQPVKALNGSAVGRLAGRPAAIVTFLDGLSVRRPNATHCAELGRGLALLHQAGADFPMERANSLSVPDWRPLAERAGAAADTVSPGLANRIMAEIETHERSWPQDLPRGVIHADLFPNNVFFIKDRLSGLIDFYFACTDAFAYDLAICLNSWCFEADASFNLTKGQAMLAGYESVRRLDDAEVAALPALCRGSALRFLLTRLVDWLNVPPGAFVKPLDPLEYDRKLAFHQRVSDTREYGLRR
- the rnhA gene encoding ribonuclease HI codes for the protein MSEAVEVWTDGACSGNPGPGGWGAILSYKGKERELSGGEALTTNNRMELMGAISALETLTRPCTVALHTDSQYLRQGITSWIHGWKKNGWKTADRKPVKNEELWKRLDAALKQHKIEWKWVKGHAGDEMNERADALARAGMAPFKLGR
- the ispH gene encoding 4-hydroxy-3-methylbut-2-enyl diphosphate reductase, producing the protein MTAKPPLDILLCAPRGFCAGVVRAIDAVEKALALHGAPVFVRHEIVHNKYVVESLKRKGAVFVAELSEVPDATRPVIFSAHGVPKSVPAEAQARNFFAIDATCPLVTKVHREAEVHRKRGRHILLVGHAGHPEVIGTMGQLPEGAITLIETLDDVATLAPPEGKELAYVTQTTLSVDDTREIVQALQARFPALIAPHKEDICYATTNRQEAVKRVAPLVDGLIVVGSPNSSNSQRLREVAERAGCPISRLVLRTDEIDWSLFGDIRRLGITAGASAPEVLVEEIIDAFAEHYEVTVETVSTADESVFFPLPRELREPTPTAAE
- a CDS encoding GNAT family N-acetyltransferase, translated to MSEISIRPLVASDRAAWEPLWLGYITFYKSSLTPETTDTTFSRLTNGQEPMGGFIAERDGKALGIVNYVLHRTTWSQNEICYLQDLFTSEEARGHGVGRKLIEAVRQMAEKQGLFRVYWQTHESNLQAQELYDKVAQKSGFIVYRQPLG
- a CDS encoding YqgE/AlgH family protein is translated as MANMNLGSNQRVSGRSYLDGQCLIAMPGMSDQRFARSVVYLCAHSEDGAMGIIVNKPAADTRFPELLVQLDVIPPDQAIRLPTQAEKVKVLRGGPVETKRGFVLHSADFFLESATLPIDDGICLTATLDILRAIAVGTGPESAVLALGYAGWGAGQLESEIQSNGWLHCPADQALLFDDALDTKYTRALGKLGIDPAFLSKDAGHA